In the Verrucomicrobiota bacterium genome, TCATTAAATCTATAAGAATTTAACTTTAGGTCATTTGTCAGTTTTACCAATCGATATTTGAAAAATGAAATATCTCCCAATTTTTCTCAGGAGAATGGTTCACTTCAACAACATCCAAACGATAAGTAATCGGTGTCCGTTTTAGAGTTCGCATGTAAGCTTGAGCTGCCCGTTTTAACGCACGTTTCTTTCGATTATCCACGGAGTAATAGCCAGGGACCAATCCTCCAGCACGTCGCGTTTTAAC is a window encoding:
- a CDS encoding YraN family protein, with amino-acid sequence MMLDKLKKLFGGNSGATGQVGELAAEKFLIREKGFKICERNWRSGRDEVDLIAYESEILVFVEVKTRRAGGLVPGYYSVDNRKKRALKRAAQAYMRTLKRTPITYRLDVVEVNHSPEKNWEIFHFSNIDW